The Bacillus sp. Y1 genome includes the window CATTACTCATTTTCAAGAAAAACATATAACCGTAAGAACGTGGGCAAATGTTTGCTGGAATGATGAAAGGGAAATTGAGTTGAAACTCGAGAGCTTTGAAAGAACCGCTGATCAATGTGTTCGTCATTCCAATCTAATATCGGTCTGCGCGTATAACGGGAACAAAATAACCGCCTCTCTCCAAAACAGCATGCTAAAATCCCACGAGTATATTATGACCGATCATGAATTAGTAAAATCTTATTTTTATAAAAATAATTCCGTTCCATTACCTTCGTTAACTATCGCAAAAGAAACCCAGCTAGAGGAAAAATTAATTGCTACAAAGCATCAATTGCAATCTTTTATCTTTCAAAATTTAGATCCTGTGGTCATCATTGATAAGTGGGACAAAGTCATTACAGTTAATGCGGCATTTCAGACAACCTTTGGTTTCACTGCGATTGAAGTGTTAGGTCTATATGCAAGTGAACTTCCTATCTTACCAGATGATAGAAAATTCGAAGTGATACTTAATAGAAGTTTTACTGTTCTCGGCGAAAAGGTAAAAGGGTATGAAACGATAAGAAAAACAAAAGATGGCAAAGTGCTTCAGGTACAGTTGTCTTGTTTCCCATTGCTTGATGAAAGGAATGAGTTGGATGGCTGGGCTGTAATCATACGGGATATTACCGAAAGAAAGCAAGCTCAGGAGTTATTAATTAAGTCAGAAAAATTGTCCATTGCTGGAGAGCTAGCTGCTGGCATTGCTCATGAGATTCGGAATCCAATTACTTCTATTAAAGGCTTCCTTCAGTTGATGCAATCAAGTAACTTTGAAAAGCAGATTTATTATGACATTATGTCATCTGAAATTACTCGAATTGAGCAAATTCTTAGTGAGCTTCTTATGTTAGCAAAACCGCAAGCCGTTCATTTTGCACGTAGAGATGTAATGGTACTAATACGAGATGTAGTTACGTTATTAGGACCTCAAGCAACGCTCAATAATGTTCAAATCATCACTGATTTCAAAACGGAAGTAGCACAGATCATGTGTGAGGAAAATCAGATCAAACAGGTTTGCATCAATTTTATAAAAAATGCAATAGATGCGATGCCGGATGGAGGAAACTTATTCATACAACTGATTTCTAGTGCAAAGCAGGAATTAATTATTCGTTTTATAGATGAAGGAAGCGGAATTCCAGATGAACTGATTTCAAAGCTTGGACAGCCATTCTATACGACAAAGGAAAAAGGGACAGGTCTCGGTTTTATGGTGAGTAAAAGAATTGTAGAGAATCATCAAGGTACTGTCAACATATGTAGTGAAGTAGGGAAAGGTACTACCATTGAAGTGAAATTGCCTAATTAAAT containing:
- a CDS encoding ATP-binding protein translates to MENKIVPLTNLIDLKNHGHILYTYNKLDNYIENAISYIESGIDQGHHIIIIENKDTYEQMKVILKGMLTQDALDRIHFLDNYEFYRLYDDFHCDLIVSHFSDVITHFQEKHITVRTWANVCWNDEREIELKLESFERTADQCVRHSNLISVCAYNGNKITASLQNSMLKSHEYIMTDHELVKSYFYKNNSVPLPSLTIAKETQLEEKLIATKHQLQSFIFQNLDPVVIIDKWDKVITVNAAFQTTFGFTAIEVLGLYASELPILPDDRKFEVILNRSFTVLGEKVKGYETIRKTKDGKVLQVQLSCFPLLDERNELDGWAVIIRDITERKQAQELLIKSEKLSIAGELAAGIAHEIRNPITSIKGFLQLMQSSNFEKQIYYDIMSSEITRIEQILSELLMLAKPQAVHFARRDVMVLIRDVVTLLGPQATLNNVQIITDFKTEVAQIMCEENQIKQVCINFIKNAIDAMPDGGNLFIQLISSAKQELIIRFIDEGSGIPDELISKLGQPFYTTKEKGTGLGFMVSKRIVENHQGTVNICSEVGKGTTIEVKLPN